Proteins encoded in a region of the Triplophysa rosa linkage group LG14, Trosa_1v2, whole genome shotgun sequence genome:
- the fzd4 gene encoding frizzled-4 has protein sequence MMDRFGFVLVAAVFGFVHAFGDEEEMTCDPIRISMCQDLGYNVTKMPNLVGNVLQSDAELQLTTFTPLIQYGCSSQLKFFLCSVYVPMCTEKVPIPIGPCGSMCMSVKRKCLPVLQEFGFVWPDLLNCSLFPPTNDQNHMCMEGPGDEDPPFHAVRPLAPQEEECVTLGAGVEQYAWVKRSGSCSLQCGYDTGLYRRQAKVFTDVWMAVWAVLCFISTTFTVLTFLVDSSRFSYPERPIIFLSMCYNIYSVAFIVRLTVGRERISCDLEEAAVPVLVQEGLKSTGCAIVFLLSYFFGMASSIWWVILTLTWFLAAGLKWGHEAIEMHSSYFHIAAWAIPAVKTIVILIMRLVDADDLTGMCYVGNQNLDALTGFVVAPLFTYLVIGTLFIAAGLVALFKIRSNLQKDGTKTDKLERLMVKIGVFSVLYTVPATCVIACYFYEISNWADFRQSARDSYMAAEMLRMFMSLLVGITSGMWVWSAKTLHTWQRCSHRLIHSGRNGRVKRTTNGWVKPGKGNETVV, from the exons ATGATGGATCGCTTCGGGTTTGTGCTCGTCGCGGCTGTGTTCGGGTTCGTGCACGCGTTCGGGGACGAGGAGGAGATGACCTGCGACCCGATCCGTATCTCCATGTGTCAGGATCTGGGATACAATGTGACCAAGATGCCGAACCTGGTGGGAAACGTGCTGCAGTCCGACGCCGAACTCCAGCTCACCACATTCACACCGCTGATACAGTACGGCTGCTCGAGCCAGCTGAag TTCTTCTTGTGCTCAGTCTACGTTCCCATGTGCACCGAGAAGGTTCCCATCCCGATCGGGCCGTGCGGAAGCATGTGCATGTCCGTCAAGAGGAAGTGTCTTCCGGTCCTGCAGGAGTTCGGATTCGTGTGGCCGGATCTTCTTAACTGCAGTCTGTTTCCGCCCACCAACGACCAGAATCACATGTGCATGGAGGGTCCGGGCGACGAGGACCCACCCTTCCACGCTGTCCGGCCTCTAGCTCCGCAGGAGGAGGAGTGCGTGACGCTGGGCGCCGGCGTGGAGCAGTACGCGTGGGTGAAACGCAGCGGCAGCTGTTCGTTGCAGTGCGGATATGACACGGGACTGTACCGCCGCCAGGCCAAAGTCTTCACGGACGTTTGGATGGCGGTGTGGGCGGTGCTCTGCTTCATCTCCACCACGTTCACCGTTCTGACCTTCCTGGTGGACTCATCGCGCTTCTCCTACCCCGAGCGGCCCATCATCTTCCTCAGCATGTGCTACAACATCTACAGCGTGGCCTTCATCGTGCGGCTGACTGTGGGACGCGAGCGCATCTCCTGCGACCTGGAGGAGGCGGCCGTGCCGGTTCTGGTGCAGGAGGGACTGAAGAGCACGGGCTGCGCCATCGTCTTCCTCCTGTCGTATTTCTTCGGTATGGCGAGCTCCATCTGGTGGGTGATCCTGACGCTGACGTGGTTCCTGGCAGCGGGTCTCAAGTGGGGTCACGAGGCCATCGAGATGCACAGCTCGTATTTCCACATCGCGGCGTGGGCCATTCCTGCCGTTAAAACCATTGTCATCCTCATCATGCGGCTGGTGGACGCCGACGACCTCACTGGGATGTGCTACGTGGGGAACCAGAACCTGGACGCGCTCACCGGGTTCGTCGTGGCGCCGCTTTTCACCTACCTGGTGATTGGAACGTTGTTCATTGCCGCCGGTCTGGTGGCGCTGTTTAAGATCCGCTCCAACCTGCAGAAGGACGGAACGAAGACGGACAAGTTAGAACGGTTGATGGTGAAGATCGGCGTGTTCTCCGTGCTCTACACGGTGCCGGCCACGTGCGTCATCGCATGCTATTTCTACGAGATCTCCAACTGGGCGGACTTTCGGCAGTCGGCGCGCGATTCCTACATGGCGGCGGAGATGCTGCGTATGTTCATGTCTCTGCTGGTGGGCATCACTTCGGGGATGTGGGTGTGGTCGGCCAAAACGCTTCACACGTGGCAGCGGTGTTCTCATCGACTCATTCACAGTGGACGAAACGGCCGCGTCAAACGGACGACCAATGGTTGGGTCAAACCGGGCAAAGGCAACGAGACGGTCGTGTGA